TCGCCCCGATCGTCGAGCGCACGCCGGAGGCGGCTCGCAAGCTGGCCAGCCGGGCGCGCCGGCGCATCGAGCGCGCCGACCCCGCCCCCGACGGCGACATCTCGGCGCAGCGCGAGGCCGTCGACGCCTTCTTCGCGGCCGGCCGCACGGGCGATTTCGATCGGCTGGTGGCGGTGCTGCACCCCGACGTGGTGTTGCGGGGCGACTTCGGCCCCCGGGCCCCGGGCTTCCGGGCCGAAGGCGCCGCGTCGGTGGCCGAGTTGGCCCGCGGATACGGGCGGCCCGAGCGGGAGGTGCGCGCGGCCACCGTCAACGGCGCCGCGGGCGCGGTGATCCTGGTCGCCGGCGCGCCGACGGCGATCATGGCGTTCCTGGTGCGCCACGGGCGGGTTGCGGCGATCGACGTGCTGTCCGACCCCGGGCGCGTCGCCAGGCTGGCCGCAAACGCGACGGGCGGGTAGCGACGGCTCGCGTCCGCTACCCGCCCGGGCGGGGGCTACTGGCCGGCGGCCTGGATCAGCTCCATGGCCGAGGACCGCGACAGCATCCACCCGCCCTGGTTGACGAAGGTGACGCTCTGGGTGACCGGGGTCGGGAGCTTCGGGCCCGACACGGCGACGTCGGCGGTCGCCGAGCCGGCGGCGGCGGCGGGCTGGATGTTGGTGACGCTGAACGCGAGCGGCAGGTCGCCGTTCTTGTCGGCCTTCTTCAGCTTCTTGTCGGCGACATGCGCCTCCATCCCGCTGATGCCGCCCTCGACCAGGTTGCTCTTGTTGGCGAACGGCACGTTGGGATCGGCCAGGCTGGTCAGTACGCCGGTCAGCTGGGCGGCGGTCGGAACGCTGGCGGCCAGGGCCGGGTCCTGCGGCAAGGGGGCGCCGACCGCGACGAGCCGCACCTGGGCGGCGGCACCGCCCGCCTCCGAGGGCGTCAGGGCCGCGAACCCGATGGCCGCCGCCCCGATGGCGCCGACGGCCGCCACGCTGGTGGCGAGCGATGTGATGGTGAGCTTCACGGGTAGGTCCTCCCCCTCCGATTCGCGGGTGCCGCGAGTGATTGTGCTTGCTGTGACTGGTGTTTCGCGACTCAGGCCGGTGACGTTACGGCCGAGCCCTGTGTGCGCGCACAGAGGATTCTGTGCCGCAGCTGTGTGGCAGCCCAGGAAGCCGGCGGGTTCGTGGGCCGCTAACCCGTCGCCGCCTGCAGCAGCGCGATCGCGGAATCGTGCTGCAGGATCCAGTTGCCGCCCTGGTCGATGAACGCCAGGTGCTTGGAGACCGGCCCGGCGAACTTCGGGCCCGAGATCGCCACGTCGGCCTGGGCGGCGTTCGGGCCGGCCGGCGCGATGTTCGTCACGGCGAAGGTCTCCGGGAACTTGCCGTCTCGATATGCCTTCCTCAGGTCGTGATCGGCGAGATGGCCCTCGTCCGGGGTGATGCCGTTCTCGACCAGGTTCATCTTGGTGGTGTACGAGACGCCGGGGTCGGTGACCTGGTTGCAGAGGTTCGACAGCTGGTCGGGGGTCGGCAAGCCCGGTGGGGGCGGCGGGTCCTGCGGCAACGCCGGCCCGTGGGCGGCGCCGATCGCGGCCGGCTGAGCCGCCGCGGTACCGGTGGCGGCGCAGGTCACGCCGACGGCCGCCGCGCCGACGGCGCCCAAAGCCGCCATCCCGGTGGCGGCGACAGTGATTCGCATGGTTGGTTCCTCCCCTTGGTTTGCATGGGCTGACGTGCGTCCTCGCGGGACGGCGCGATCACCCAACAGCCGCAATTCTGCCTGCCCCACCGCGGTCCCGGGTCTCGGGCGGGTCACGGTACGGGCACGCTCGGACGGTCACTCGTGGGCCAGGTCGCCGGCCATGGCCTCGCGCAGGCTCTTCGGACGCAGGTCGGTCCAGTGGCGTTCGACGTAGTCGAGACACGCGGCGCGGTCGGCCTCGCCGAAAGCTACCCGCCAGCCGGCCGGCACGCTCGCGGCCGCGGGCCACAGGCTGTGCTGCTCCTCGTCGTTCACCAGCACCAGGAAGGCGCCGTTGTCGTCGTCAAAGGGGTTGGTGCTCATCGCGTCTCCTTGTCGTGTGGTGCCTGGACGCGTCGCCCGGGCCCGCGGCGTTCAGGGTAGACCCCAGCACCCGGTCGGACAGTAGTCCGAGGCAGCTGAGGTTGGGGAATCCGGGCCCCTGGGTGAGCCCGGACAGGTTGGGCAGGAACAACTTCGGCGTCAGGTCGACGACGGACAGGTCGTGGCCGATCGCTTCCTGCAGGCTATCCGCATTCAGGGGCCGACCCAGCGCCAGCTCGAGCAGGTCGAGGGCGTCCTGACGGAACAGTGAGGTGAACCAGAGCGGGTCGGCGCCCGACCCGTCGATGACGAGGTCGAAGCCGTGCACGGTCTCGAGGTGCTCGCTGCCCCGATTGGTCGACAGTGTCAACCGGATCTGTCCCTGCCGCGCCACCGCGTGCGCGACCCGGCCGCGCAGGTGATGGATGCGGTCGTCGGCCAGCAGCGCCTCCTGCACGCTCGCCGAGAACACGCCGCGGTCGGTGCGGGCCAGCGCGTCGCGGCGTTCGTCCAGCGTCAGGGCCCCCCAATCGGTCGGGTCCGAGAACAGCGAGTTCTCGAAGAAGCCCTCCCCCCTGGTGAACAGCGTCACCTGCGGGGAGATGACCGTGATGGTCGAAACACGGTGCCGGAAAAGCTCGTTGAGCATCGAGGCGGCCGTCTCCCCGCCACCGATGACCGCCACCCGCTCGGCGGTGATGCGGTCGTGGCCCGCGGCGCGATCCCAGAACTGCGCGATCGACAACACCCGCGGATTGCCGGGCAGCAGCGACTTCTCTGCCTGGCCCGGCCCGGTGATCATCAGCGCGTCGGCGTCCACGGTGGCTTCCCGCGTGTGCAGCGCCCACCGATCACCGGTCACGGCCAGACCCTCCACCTCTCCGTGCACCACGTTGAGGCCGACGTGGTCGGCCACCCAGGCCAGGTACTGGCTCCATCGGCGATGGGTCGGGGCCGGCCTGCCGCGGTCGACCCACTCGGCGAACGACCCCGTCGCGATCAGGTAGGACTGCCAGCTGTAGCGGGTCATCCGTTCGTCGAGTTCGGCGTTGCGGCGGGGAACCAGCGCCGAGCGGTAGGGGAAGCCGACGTCCTTTTCGGGGCTGGTGCCCAGCCGGTGCGCCCCGTCGGTCCAGCCGCCGCTGGCCCGCCAGTTGGCCCCCACGCCGGCGCGCTCGACCGCGACCACCTCGGGCACCTCGACGCCCATGTCGCGCAACACCGATGCCTTGGCGGCCACGGCCACCGCCTTCGCCCCCGCGCCCAGGATCGCCAGTGTGCTCATCGCGCCAACTCCTCCAGCTCTTCAGTCCAAATCTGTTGCAGCGCAGCAATATCTGTGTCGCTGAGAATGTCGGGCAGCGTCCGCCACTGGGTGGCCAGCACGCGCGCATCGCCCGTCCCGAGGATGCCCGCCACCACGGTCAGCTCGTGGCGCACCGCCTGGTGTGGTTCCGGCGCCCACCGCACGCCCGACAGTAGTTCGCGATCGAGGTTCAGGTCGCCGACACCGACGTGGAGGCTGCCGAGGTAGTTGAGCAACAGCTGCGGCTCGGGGTGGTGGCGGAGCGCGCCGTGGGGCCGCAGGTACCGCAGCAGGCCGTAGTCGACGCGGCTGCCCGGGATGCGGGCCAGGTCGGTGGGGCCGTCGGAGTGGATGCGCAGGGGGAAGATCGCGGTGAGCAGGCCGACGGTGTCGCTGGTATCGGCGGCCCCGTCGATGTCGACCTCCGCGCGGCCGTGCGTCTCGAGCGCCAGCAGGGGCGCCGGTGTGGCCTGGCCGCGCCGGCGCCGCCACGCGGT
This genomic window from Mycobacterium saskatchewanense contains:
- a CDS encoding sigma-70 family RNA polymerase sigma factor, whose amino-acid sequence is MDASLTARFEAARPRLGAIAYRMLGSVDDAQDAVQEAWLRWSGSVGEEIANPDAWLTTVVARVCLNALRDRHARGREEPARRLPDPIVAAEGEFDPEHQAMLADAVGLALFVVLDTLPPSERLAFVLHDVFGVPFDQIAPIVERTPEAARKLASRARRRIERADPAPDGDISAQREAVDAFFAAGRTGDFDRLVAVLHPDVVLRGDFGPRAPGFRAEGAASVAELARGYGRPEREVRAATVNGAAGAVILVAGAPTAIMAFLVRHGRVAAIDVLSDPGRVARLAANATGG
- a CDS encoding MbtH family protein, which codes for MSTNPFDDDNGAFLVLVNDEEQHSLWPAAASVPAGWRVAFGEADRAACLDYVERHWTDLRPKSLREAMAGDLAHE
- the mbtG gene encoding NADPH-dependent L-lysine N(6)-monooxygenase MbtG, which translates into the protein MSTLAILGAGAKAVAVAAKASVLRDMGVEVPEVVAVERAGVGANWRASGGWTDGAHRLGTSPEKDVGFPYRSALVPRRNAELDERMTRYSWQSYLIATGSFAEWVDRGRPAPTHRRWSQYLAWVADHVGLNVVHGEVEGLAVTGDRWALHTREATVDADALMITGPGQAEKSLLPGNPRVLSIAQFWDRAAGHDRITAERVAVIGGGETAASMLNELFRHRVSTITVISPQVTLFTRGEGFFENSLFSDPTDWGALTLDERRDALARTDRGVFSASVQEALLADDRIHHLRGRVAHAVARQGQIRLTLSTNRGSEHLETVHGFDLVIDGSGADPLWFTSLFRQDALDLLELALGRPLNADSLQEAIGHDLSVVDLTPKLFLPNLSGLTQGPGFPNLSCLGLLSDRVLGSTLNAAGPGDASRHHTTRRRDEHQPL